In a single window of the Littorina saxatilis isolate snail1 linkage group LG5, US_GU_Lsax_2.0, whole genome shotgun sequence genome:
- the LOC138967189 gene encoding transcription elongation factor 1 homolog, producing MGRRKKANKPPPKRKAIVPLDTLFNCPFCNHEKSCEVKLDRTRNTGMITCNVCLEDFQTSINYLSEAVDVYSDWIDACEAANQ from the exons ATGGGTCGCAGAAAGAAAGCTAACAAGCCCCCGCCCAAGCGCAAGGCTATTGTGCCTCTGGATACTCTCTTCAACTGTCCATTTTGTAACCACGAAAAGTCATGTGAAGTAAAACT GGATCGAACTCGGAACACAGGGATGATAACGTGCAATGTTTGCCTAGAAGATTTTCAGACCAGCATCAACT ACTTGTCAGAAGCTGTGGATGTCTACAGCGATTGGATCGACGCATGTGAAGCAGCCAACCAGTAA